Sequence from the Nasonia vitripennis strain AsymCx chromosome 5, Nvit_psr_1.1, whole genome shotgun sequence genome:
TAATATTTTGTGCGCAGGAGAATTGTTATGCTCTGAAAGGCAAAAGTGCAGTTTTGCGAAAAGAGTAAATTATCTTATGTGGAgtctttgtttttaattaaatgagATATGCAGTTCGTGAATTTCGTTAATACAAACAGTTTTATGAttagattaataaattattagaatttttgataattttttgctGTTGTACTGAATCGAATCAATTTCTGAAATTCTACTCTTTACTtattagtttcaatttcacaCATCAAtgattatttgaaattatttctttCGACTTTCTCATTTGTTTGCAATGGTAAAGAGAGTATTTAACTATCGCAAGACTTGACGAAAAGCCTCCAAAAACTAGTTGAAATTCATTAATAGCGAGCTTTACTTTCGCAATGTAGCTTCTGTGTATCGCGTGCGTCGTCGCTTTGAGGGTGACGGACGATGAAAGCAGAAGAGTCTTCCATTACCTGCGTAATAGAAGTCTTGAGTGGTCTCTTTTAAACAATGTTACCTGGGGTTCAATTGGTAAGCATATAAACAAATCGATTATATAGTTTATGAAAACGATTGCTGCATTGATGCCCGTTCACACcttttttgtttactttttttcgaaaatgctttggttttttaaagttgTTACGATCTCTGACAGTTCAGCCTAATTCAAGTATTGTTTCATTAACTGCGATAGAATAatttaaggtagttcaccggaatatttattttcttaggatATCGCTCAAACTTTGTTTACATGTTCAATTAAGTGTCCTCCACAACGTGGCATTTTTTTACCCCCCAAGCGATTATTTTTTGAGATATTgaaccttgaaattttgtattttatcaTGGGAAGCCTATACTGagtccgaattttgaggatATTTAGTTGAATTGCAAAGCGAGTtttcttagaatattttttaaaaactagcTTATGATGTAAAATACCAATACAAATCATGGAGAAAAAGTTGGAAAGGGCAAACGaggctttttttaaaatacaacaattcaaagttttcatcccatgctatcagtatatctatataggtaCGCAGTGTTCCTCTCTCGTACAAGTTTTGAGAGTATTTtatactctaaacaatttatatcaTCATTCTAATGTTTCATACTATAAATTGTAAGGTTTTGACATTAGATAACACTGTAAAATATCGTAAAAAaggaattttataataaaaactctaattgagcaccactgcagtcggtgaactaccttaacaAAAGATCCAATTTTAAGTCGTCCGTTTCAGCAGGAAGCTACTATTTTCCTATCCGTATTATTAGAAACGTTTACCGCTCGTCATTACGCAGCATTATCCTATCGCTTCAATGCACGCAACATTCCGCAAGAGTGAAAATATATCTTAACGCTCATCCTGATAATGCATTCACTCGATGAAAACGACAGCAGTTGCCAAAACAACCGACCAAACTTTAAAGTGTTCCATTGTCTCGAACGTACAAACACACGACAAACAAAGCAGCGCGACGTTCTCCTTACACCTCACAATCACCGAAACGAAAGTTGATAAACGACTCATAGATCTTAACCAATTTGAAAAACCTCTCCCATCTCTTTGAAAAGGCTCCACCTTCACTCGTAGCTCAATCCCTTGCATTATTGTACAGAAAAAAAGTACACCCATATaacgaagcagcagcagcgaaatCGTTCCGTGACAAACAAACGACAAACGCGCATGTGTGTTCACAGGTGCCGCTCTTGCGACAGCGACTTGTGGAGGCTACATCATCGTAACCGCAGGTCTGCTCATCGCAGCCGCCAGTGGGGAGCTCAGGGGCCGAGTGACGGTAATGATACGACAACGCGAATATCTACTCGTTTCTTTCGCGTTAGTTGCTTCGTTATAATAAATAGCTGAAGCGATTAAACGCGTCGACCTAGGCTAGAATCGTTTCTTCGCGAACCTGATTCATTCTTTCCTGCCCCGCCTCGAGCACGTAGTTGCAGCCTCGCCTATATGTAGATGCATTAGACTGAATACTTTTGCGCTCAAGTTAGTGCTCTATGGGATATGGGTGTGTTTTGGAAACTTATGAAAAATACCGAATTCAAGGAGTATGATATGAAATCCCCAGAGCGGGTGTATGCAATGCCATAATTCATTAGCGTTGTTTAGCAAGTATAGCATGAAACATTCAAATAAGTACATGCAGGATTACATTCATTAAGGCTCGCTCACACAAAACGTGCGTAAACTTAcaagtttctttttcttcattcAGTCAAAAAATTTCACATAGCAGTCGCGTATGTTTTAGAATTAGTTATATACAGCGTGTTTGCGCAACGCCAGTTCGAGTGCGCTTGGCTCTTTAGCAATATACGTTGAAATTTCTTCTTgtcctttttttgtttaaatcaaGATTTGCTTCTTTTATCACGACAAAGTGATGCCCGTTGTAAAACTCGTTCGATTATTTACGCGGAAAATAAGTCTGAGAAGCTGGAAGGAAAATTCTCCCGGTCAAGTCATTCGAATGGAATTCATACGATTTATTGCGCGCATATAATCATTGCATCGGAGGGCTTATATTCTGTTCGCCTATTACAGCTAAGCAGTTCTCGCTTCGATAAGAAATGCTTGACTGGTCTGAAgtgttatatattttaaaccaaatAGTCGGATATCCTCTGTTGcaaagcctctctctctctctctctctctctctctctctctctctctctctctctctctctctctctctctctctacctctcgAGAAAATCGCTAAAGTTACTAAATCAAGAAGACAAACACCCATAGGGTCGGTAAACAAAGGCAAGTCAATTGCTCATGTCCACTCCGTAGCCGAAAGTCCGCCGTGAACATATAACGTCAGCGCGTTTCAGATGCAAATATAAATCTGTCGAGTTaaagcgcgcggcgcgcgcataCAAACACCGCCGACAAGAAATGCACAACATgagcgacgaaaaaaaaatacgatgagaAGCTCGCACACGTGAACCATGAATAACTTATAAGCATCGTAGACTCGCGAGCGAAAATGGGTCGCTCTCGCCCGCAGCATCCTAAGCGTGAGAACTTACGCGACGTAATCCATGCGCTTATGTATAACTATACGTACACATACCGCCTGACATTGAGCGGATAGACAAGGTCGCGAGAGTCCTTTTTCCCCTCCCGcgcttttcacttttttttccaTCCTCGGCCGTGTGTCTTATAAACCGGGCTGAGCTATCCTCGCGGGCGTAACGAGTGtcacagacacacacagacGCGTGTACCACTACCGCAGCTGCATGTGTGTACGGGTATCCAGAGGCACGCAATGCTGTCGCGATTATATTGGGCCCGGCCTCACGCGTCTGTTGTGCAGCTCCATTACGCTCGCGCTTGCTTATGGGGATATGTGTAACGCGTGTGTACGTTGTTTTGCGGCGGCGCTATTTTAATGACTCATAAACCGACACACGATTATTATTCTCCGGGCGCTCGCGATCACGCCCGTCTTTCTTTTTCTGCCGTATATCTCGActatcctttttttcttcttctagtTACCGTGCGAAGGACTCGTATTTACGCGCGAGTCGCGCAGACAGGAATCAAATTTCTTTGGACATAGGCGAGCTTCCTCGCGCGGAAAAGACGTGAGAGCGCGTTTATAGGTGTATACGCGCGGATGCTTTGTCGCAGCTCACGCAGGTTTTCTAGACAATAGGCTATTTTTGTGCGTGAGCCGAGCCTTTTTCGGTCGGGTAATTACGAGTGTGACTAATTCCTTATGAAACTCTCGattataaacttttatttGATATATTATGCGCGCATGTACGAGCATGCATTATAAGCTGGAAAAATATTGCCGATCGTTAAGGGAAAATTGGCGCAACTCctttgatgttttttttttgttggatgcaaagtGGCTGAAATTATGCGTAGTTagagatatcattaaaaaggAGTAAATGTAATTCCTATTTTTAAGTCCGCTGAGTGAAGTTAATGCGACTGGAAATGGTTTTTGCTCTGTTAAAATTAACGCATGTATTCTATTTAAGATTCAGCGTTGAAgaaatcaaatttatctgACCCTGCATTCGATTTATTGCTTCCATGTGTTTCGTGATAGCGTCAATTTCATTGAGAGGCTACAAAAATGGTTATCGATTCCGggaaataaaattcaatttattgcATGCGTTGTGCCGTAGTAAAGTTGTAATTGCTCTATCACACCTATATTGTGTATCATTTTGCGATTTATAATGCATCATTTTCAGTCAAGTAGTAACAGTCGTTCTGATCAGACGACAACTAGGCCCATTTCTAAAGTATACAGCCTTaaatgttaaattatttcGAAGGAACGGTGCCTGTTGGGTCTGGGCGTGATCCTGTTCGGTATAGTGGGGGCACTCTCGATGGCCTCGATCGACAGTGTACCCAATGATCTGATCGACAACGCCGCGGTCCTGGGCACGCTGTGTCTCGTCACAGCCATGGTCTTTATCGCGGACATGCTCATGAGCCCCGTTGTCGGCAAGAAGAAGCACGACGGAACCCAGACGATCTCCAGCAAAGAACAAGGTCTGTCGTAGAGTCTGCGAATGTTTTTATGTAAGAGCAGATGATAATACAGCAATTATATACTGCTGCTAAGTGTatagattttactttttctagTATAGTGTACATACGTTTATGTGTCTGTATTTTgtgtttcaaaattatacccAATTGGCATTATCGCGATTAACCATAAGTTTTAAGGAAAAAATCTGTAAAGATTGTGATGGATTTTCATTAAAGATTATATCTTGTGCATCAAAATTCACGATTTTTTGTTCAAAATTTGTTTCCTTCATTCGTTCGAAttcaaaattcataatttgGCTCTTCGAATCTACGTAATCTTCGCGTGTAACGTCAtcttttttagatttaaaaaTAGCTTTGCACGTAATATGTTCCAAAAATGTATGTTTGTTTCGCGTCTGTGGCAAGCCTATGTAGCCACGCGATTTTCTGCACAGAGTGTACTTGTAAAACGTTCAAGACACGCAAAGCTTGTGCACTAGCTTAAACTGTCGAAAAATGtgttgctttattattttatctgaTCTTCAGTAGTTGATACGTgatcaatttttcattcactaATGAATATTGCAACGTTAAAAGCACACTCAATAGCTCAGTGCAAACGTCGTTCCAATTCAAATTAACTCGCTTCGTAAAgcagaaaattattaaaagtgAGTCAAAGATTAAACGCGTTTCGCGTGAAGTAATGAGACAATAGTATACGTTAACATATGACTAATGCAtttcgaaaaaagaagcgcgaTAGTCTGTCTTTAAAATCCGTATACTGAGAAATACAAAAAGTGCATTTATTACGGAATCTTATGTACTTATAACGGAGTTTCAAAAAAAGTAGTCAACTGATTCATTTCTTGAGTCAACTTGTTTTCACACTTATCGATTCATACCACTTGGAGAGTTTCACTTTTACGAAGACGAAGAATATACTCATTGAAATGTGCAAGCCATTCATCTAAGTGTTGTATACCTGCCTATATTATGATAACAAACGCAGCCACGcattattaacaaaatcaaagAGCGAAGGAGGAGCGAAGCGCCGAGTTGCACATATCGCGGGCTCGTTTTTTGTTCGCAGCCAAGCAATACGTGACGACGACAACGATGACGATAAACGAGAAGGAGCCCAACAAGAAAGTGTCGACCTGGCGATCGCCGACGCCCGAGATGACGGAGAAGCGCAACAGCATGAACGACTCGGTAGTCGAGGATGATGATCGCGACGACAGGGAGCACAGGCTCGAGAGAGCTGAACGACAGATGCGCGAGTACGCGCAGAATATCGAGAACGGAAGGGGTGCGCGAGGGAAACCGATGGTAAGTAATATACAGTATTCCAGTTTTACAATGAATTTTCTTGACTCATCTTCATGCTAACTTTCAGGAAAATATAACCTACGTCTTTTAAGTATACATGATTATATAATAACTAGCATGATTACTATTATCCTAATTAAGGTATTAGAATCGCACGTAACTGACATTGTTTACCTTGACGCATTTCAGAGAGATCGCGACGATATGCCGAGGAAAATAAACGGCTACTATCGAAACGACGACGTGTACCAGAGGCCGGTTGACGAAGTGGACGACGCTCCGCCTTTCCCGACGAATGGAGACACGCCGGTTTTCGCCAAGGTCATGAATCCTGGCGTCAAGATTATGCGAGTCGATCGCGATGACGAGCGGGGATACGATAATTACAGGCAAGTTTAGGGTGGACCTTCAGGTGGTTTGGTTTTTGTTAACGAATTCGTTCTTTAGTGGCCTTGGGGTAAAAACGCTTTCGCTCACGCTTTGATGCAAAAAGTCTGGTAGAAGCACTCTTAGTGACACGCACGTGTTTCTTATTTTTGCTACAATAGACATAGTGATATTTTGGATGTGCAAGTCTCCAGGAAATGTTGTTGAAGGAATTGTTTgcgattaattatttttgtgtGCAGTATATAAATGAACAGAGttgtttaaaagttattttctGTAAACTGTAACAATTTGTGTAAAATACAAATGTAAATAACAATTGAGAGTTTTACTGCCAGTATGAGAATATCCATCTATGTTTGTAACGACGTCATTTGATTTATCATTATAATATCAAGATCGATTACTTTTGTATTATTGATTCACGTACAGAGTTACCTTGATGCATTTTGCAAATCTCATGCTCATTACGAGCATTACAAACGCTTTAACTTTCCTTCAACTTCTTCGCAcac
This genomic interval carries:
- the LOC100679975 gene encoding uncharacterized protein LOC100679975 isoform X1, whose protein sequence is MWNRKVCIRVIELLLCIACVVALRVTDDESRRVFHYLRNRSLEWSLLNNVTWGSIGAALATATCGGYIIVTAGLLIAAASGELRGRVTERCLLGLGVILFGIVGALSMASIDSVPNDLIDNAAVLGTLCLVTAMVFIADMLMSPVVGKKKHDGTQTISSKEQAKQYVTTTTMTINEKEPNKKVSTWRSPTPEMTEKRNSMNDSVVEDDDRDDREHRLERAERQMREYAQNIENGRGARGKPMRDRDDMPRKINGYYRNDDVYQRPVDEVDDAPPFPTNGDTPVFAKVMNPGVKIMRVDRDDERGYDNYRYSDSSQYDNVPTRMRGSSPGILKRQRDVSFSDPRRSRGYRPQEMDEDHPGQQRRQHRGTRDEIEMLEESFDALRTSTMTTTTTSAATQTTGADRKTSTATIMVGAPVTPNDPGYVRHMSSNWPQNLKPKTP
- the LOC100679975 gene encoding uncharacterized protein LOC100679975 isoform X2; this translates as MWNRKVCIRVIELLLCIACVVALRVTDDESRRVFHYLRNRSLEWSLLNNVTWGSIGAALATATCGGYIIVTAGLLIAAASGELRGRVTERCLLGLGVILFGIVGALSMASIDSVPNDLIDNAAVLGTLCLVTAMVFIADMLMSPVVGKKKHDGTQTISSKEQAKQYVTTTTMTINEKEPNKKVSTWRSPTPEMTEKRNSMNDSVVEDDDRDDREHRLERAERQMREYAQNIENGRGARGKPMRDRDDMPRKINGYYRNDDVYQRPVDEVDDAPPFPTNGDTPVFAKVMNPGVKIMRVDRDDERGYDNYRNLKEAARRVLLRSASFARLSASGDGRGSPRTAAPAASRHTGRDRDVGGVFRRAENVDDDYNYNERGYANYRR